A section of the Methanocaldococcus sp. FS406-22 genome encodes:
- a CDS encoding ABC-ATPase domain-containing protein has translation MFVDEIINNLKGNEFLNTSLLTKSNRNRLYYAVKQPDGNIKVVLPFVFENKNFLKLSEYKEGIEGATQRVIEEIKQEIIKKKRFLPLAGYFGRIYKALYEPLTVVNCDLNLGYDLWKADRYNYIEGDRIYLMLRMIFKEKDVKEIVKQINNLCYDLDKFIKNISIDLLIDEAKNIMNQKYLRDKLDELGLVCFIANNSKPARKYTEVRRHYRIAGPKDVNIPFECPEELEPIEIELKYGKKVKGLGIKKKEIFIITGRNAQGKTTLLQAIDSGRDDHLIGDGREFIITTKSLSKASTGSMEMSGQDISLFFQKLPPGIKGSPKAVYGTASGSMYMAYQIQRAIKNKTKLILIDEDNSAVNLLVSGVLSKWFEGVKSLSEIIMENREKLGDSSFIIVTSSLDLLTALGDRAIYLEDHKAKYLDLNYFREELGRYYLELASKFIGIGLSQE, from the coding sequence ATGTTTGTAGATGAGATTATAAACAATTTAAAAGGGAATGAATTTCTGAACACCTCTCTTTTAACTAAAAGTAACAGAAATAGATTATATTATGCAGTAAAACAGCCAGATGGCAATATAAAGGTAGTTCTTCCATTTGTTTTTGAAAATAAAAATTTTTTAAAACTTTCTGAATATAAGGAGGGTATAGAAGGAGCTACGCAGAGAGTTATTGAGGAAATAAAGCAGGAAATAATTAAGAAAAAGAGATTTTTGCCATTAGCAGGATATTTTGGTAGAATCTATAAAGCTTTATATGAACCTTTAACAGTAGTGAATTGCGATTTAAATTTGGGATATGATTTGTGGAAAGCTGATAGATACAACTACATTGAAGGGGATAGGATATATTTAATGCTTAGGATGATTTTTAAAGAAAAAGATGTTAAAGAGATTGTTAAACAGATTAATAACTTGTGTTATGATTTAGATAAATTTATTAAAAACATTTCAATTGATTTACTAATTGATGAAGCTAAAAATATTATGAATCAAAAATATCTTAGGGACAAATTAGACGAACTTGGTTTAGTTTGCTTTATAGCAAATAACTCAAAGCCAGCAAGAAAATATACTGAAGTTAGGAGGCATTATAGAATAGCAGGACCTAAAGATGTAAATATCCCTTTTGAATGTCCAGAAGAACTTGAACCAATAGAGATAGAGCTTAAGTATGGTAAAAAAGTTAAAGGGCTTGGTATAAAAAAGAAGGAGATATTTATAATCACTGGAAGAAATGCCCAGGGAAAAACAACTCTCTTACAAGCAATAGATAGTGGGAGAGACGACCACTTAATTGGAGATGGTAGGGAGTTTATAATAACTACTAAAAGCTTATCTAAGGCATCAACAGGAAGTATGGAGATGAGTGGGCAAGATATAAGCTTATTTTTTCAAAAATTACCTCCAGGGATTAAGGGCTCTCCTAAAGCAGTTTATGGAACAGCTTCTGGCTCAATGTATATGGCTTATCAAATACAGAGGGCTATAAAGAATAAAACTAAGCTTATTTTGATAGATGAGGACAACTCAGCAGTAAATTTATTGGTTAGTGGGGTTCTAAGTAAGTGGTTTGAGGGAGTTAAATCATTATCTGAGATAATCATGGAAAATAGGGAAAAGCTCGGAGATAGCTCTTTTATTATAGTTACAAGTTCGTTGGATTTATTAACGGCTTTGGGAGATAGAGCTATTTACTTAGAAGACCATAAAGCTAAGTATCTTGATTTGAATTATTTTAGAGAAGAACTTGGAAGATATTATTTGGAGTTGGCTTCCAAATTTATTGGAATAGGACTTTCCCAGGAATAA
- a CDS encoding UPF0179 family protein, which produces MSKESKITLIGSKLAKTGGEFIYLGEIEECNNCKFKRLCHGNLEVGRKYKIVSVRSANHPCVVHEGGVKVVEVVLADLIIMIESKKALEGVVLNHEPISCDNFDCEYYSFCNPEGIKEGEKYKIKQVLNEKINCPNGKSLKKVVIELVENK; this is translated from the coding sequence ATGAGCAAAGAGAGCAAAATAACTTTAATTGGTAGCAAATTGGCAAAGACGGGAGGAGAATTTATTTATTTGGGAGAGATTGAAGAGTGCAACAACTGTAAGTTTAAAAGATTATGCCACGGAAATTTAGAAGTTGGAAGGAAATATAAGATAGTTTCAGTTAGATCAGCAAATCATCCTTGTGTAGTTCATGAAGGAGGAGTTAAGGTTGTTGAAGTAGTGTTGGCTGATTTGATAATTATGATTGAGTCAAAAAAAGCACTTGAAGGAGTGGTATTAAATCACGAACCGATAAGTTGTGATAACTTTGATTGTGAGTATTATAGTTTTTGCAATCCTGAAGGAATAAAAGAAGGGGAAAAATATAAAATAAAACAGGTTCTAAATGAAAAAATAAACTGTCCAAATGGAAAATCATTAAAAAAGGTTGTGATTGAGTTAGTAGAAAATAAATAA
- the rqcH gene encoding ribosome rescue protein RqcH, with the protein MKSEITNVDVCCVVDELQNLINGRLDKAFLIDNEQNRELILKIHVPEGGSRELVISIGRYKYITLTNYEREKPKLPPSFAMLLRKYLKNAKLIKIEQVNFDRIVIFHFETRDGIYKLVAELFGDGNIIFLNNEDIIIAPLRVERWSSRNIIPREKYKFPPQKPLNPYNLEFSIAYEVFKDYFLNNKGVECVRLISRVFGIGGLYAEEICERAEIDKKKKELSEEEIKKLFEASKNLFNEIFNNRKPQIVLKDNEYFDVVPIDLKKYDGLEKKYYNSFLEAVDDYFAKFLVKVEVKKEKSKFEREIERQENILKRQLGTLKKYKEDAEKNQIKGDLIYANYQIVEELLNAIRQAREKMDWARIKKIIRENKEHPILGLIENINENVGEIVVRLKSEVDDNVIEERVSLDIRKNAFENAESYYEKAKKLRNKIEGIENAIELTKKKIDELKKKGEEELKEKESIQMKKKVRKERKWYEKFKWTVINGFLVIAGKDAITNEIIIKKYTDKDDIVFHADIQGAPFTVIKTYGREVDEETLEEVAKFSVSHSRAWKLGYGAIDTYWVKPEQISKTAESGEYLKRGAFVIRGERHYYRNTPLELGIGVIEYDGDIKITTAPPKTLQKSFIKWVILKPSNKEKGKVVKELKEIFKDYGVDDEDILRVLPPGGCEVVKK; encoded by the coding sequence ATGAAAAGCGAGATAACCAATGTAGATGTGTGCTGTGTTGTAGATGAATTACAAAACCTCATTAACGGTAGGTTAGATAAAGCATTTTTAATTGATAACGAGCAAAACAGGGAGTTGATATTAAAAATCCACGTTCCTGAGGGAGGGAGTAGAGAGCTTGTCATAAGTATCGGTAGATACAAATATATAACTTTAACAAATTATGAGAGGGAAAAACCAAAACTTCCTCCATCTTTTGCCATGCTCTTAAGAAAATATTTAAAAAACGCAAAACTAATAAAAATTGAGCAGGTGAATTTTGATAGGATAGTTATTTTTCACTTCGAAACAAGAGATGGAATTTATAAATTAGTTGCTGAGCTGTTTGGAGATGGAAATATTATATTTTTAAATAATGAAGACATAATTATAGCCCCACTTAGAGTTGAGAGATGGAGCTCAAGAAACATAATCCCAAGAGAAAAATATAAATTCCCACCACAAAAGCCATTAAATCCTTACAATTTAGAGTTTTCTATTGCCTATGAGGTTTTTAAAGATTATTTCTTGAATAATAAAGGAGTTGAGTGCGTTAGATTGATATCAAGAGTTTTTGGTATTGGAGGGCTCTACGCTGAAGAGATTTGTGAGAGGGCAGAGATAGATAAGAAAAAGAAAGAGTTAAGTGAAGAAGAGATAAAGAAGTTATTTGAGGCATCTAAAAATCTATTTAATGAAATCTTTAACAATAGAAAACCGCAGATTGTTTTAAAAGATAATGAATACTTTGACGTTGTGCCTATAGATTTAAAGAAATATGATGGCTTAGAGAAAAAATACTATAATAGCTTTTTAGAGGCAGTTGATGACTATTTTGCTAAATTTTTGGTTAAAGTTGAGGTTAAAAAGGAAAAATCAAAATTTGAGAGAGAGATTGAAAGGCAGGAAAATATATTGAAAAGACAGTTGGGGACATTGAAAAAATATAAAGAAGATGCAGAAAAAAACCAAATTAAGGGGGATTTAATCTATGCAAATTATCAAATTGTTGAAGAGCTATTAAATGCCATAAGACAGGCAAGAGAAAAAATGGACTGGGCAAGAATAAAAAAGATAATTAGAGAAAATAAAGAGCATCCAATTTTAGGATTGATTGAAAATATAAATGAGAATGTTGGAGAAATAGTTGTTAGATTAAAATCTGAAGTTGATGACAACGTTATAGAAGAAAGAGTTTCTTTAGATATAAGAAAAAATGCCTTTGAAAATGCTGAAAGCTACTATGAAAAAGCTAAAAAATTAAGAAATAAGATTGAAGGTATAGAAAATGCCATTGAATTAACTAAAAAGAAAATAGATGAGCTTAAAAAGAAAGGAGAAGAAGAATTGAAAGAAAAAGAATCCATACAGATGAAGAAGAAAGTAAGAAAGGAGAGAAAGTGGTATGAGAAATTTAAATGGACTGTTATTAATGGATTCTTAGTTATTGCTGGAAAGGATGCAATAACAAACGAGATTATTATCAAAAAATATACTGATAAGGATGATATTGTATTCCACGCAGATATTCAAGGGGCTCCATTCACAGTTATAAAAACTTATGGTAGAGAAGTTGATGAAGAAACATTGGAAGAAGTTGCTAAATTCTCTGTCTCTCACTCAAGGGCTTGGAAGCTTGGATATGGGGCTATAGACACCTACTGGGTTAAACCAGAGCAAATATCAAAGACAGCCGAGAGTGGAGAGTATTTAAAGAGAGGAGCGTTTGTAATTAGGGGAGAGAGGCATTATTATAGAAATACACCATTAGAGTTAGGTATTGGAGTTATTGAATACGATGGAGACATAAAGATAACAACAGCTCCTCCAAAGACATTGCAAAAGAGCTTTATTAAGTGGGTTATCTTAAAGCCTTCAAATAAAGAGAAAGGAAAAGTAGTTAAAGAGTTGAAAGAGATATTTAAGGATTATGGAGTTGATGATGAAGATATTTTGAGAGTGCTTCCTCCTGGAGGATGTGAGGTAGTTAAAAAATAA
- a CDS encoding toprim domain-containing protein — protein MRRDEYFEKLLEVIEELKIEAEEKPIIVEGKRDVESLEKLGVEGTFIIIAKTPIYLIADELVRKRVKEVILLTDFDRRGRMLAKAIVEEFRHRGIKVNTKIRHEIFIYTNSGIRDIESLFSYVNKRMF, from the coding sequence ATGAGAAGGGATGAATACTTTGAAAAATTATTGGAGGTTATTGAAGAGCTAAAGATTGAGGCAGAGGAAAAGCCAATTATTGTTGAAGGAAAGAGAGATGTCGAAAGCTTAGAGAAGTTGGGAGTTGAAGGAACCTTTATTATAATAGCCAAAACTCCTATTTATTTAATAGCCGATGAACTTGTAAGGAAAAGGGTTAAAGAAGTTATCCTATTAACTGACTTTGATAGAAGAGGCAGAATGTTGGCTAAAGCAATAGTAGAGGAGTTTAGACATAGAGGAATTAAAGTAAATACAAAAATTAGGCATGAAATCTTTATCTATACAAACAGCGGCATTAGGGATATTGAAAGTCTATTTTCCTATGTAAATAAAAGAATGTTTTAG
- a CDS encoding FIST N-terminal domain-containing protein, protein MIYIHKKIKNPIKDGIEIGEEIKRNVGRASLIIFITSILDEDKLKQVFRGMKQYIPLDNLIGCSTGGTFNGKNYIKEDGVLILAFDEYYKSAVSCEKIDKEAEDVGEEIADKIKTCIRDKYPKLDIDDNFLGFVFFDWDMDSEQEILDVLGRELTIPIIGGTASDDGSFSKFFQIYKGEIVKDCCVFGVIGGKLKFDLIYGHGYEPTDIYARVTKAEGKVVYELDGKPAYQRYLEMLSEYTKLPIDIIEKYFYRDLRRLDFYLMHPLGFMDINGNYITAFLERVEENALVFRRNILEGSFLVLMKTDIEKQVKSIAEELKKAESFENPLIFINECYGREVLKNSMFREFEEDILKYFLNFYKTDKKVEDYMMEDNCIGWLSYGETIAKDLVRFHNNLSFTGVIFELSQNSNINWREELKNFNFEDDEIEVIVNLINKQLTAKDLLHLTNLSQTKLYHILNKLEKEGIIKAVSGKPKLYYIDNIKEILQKTHEKIEHENMVKKIKRKKLLRLL, encoded by the coding sequence ATGATATACATTCACAAAAAGATAAAAAATCCCATAAAAGATGGAATCGAAATTGGAGAAGAAATAAAAAGAAACGTGGGAAGAGCATCTTTAATAATATTTATAACATCAATATTAGATGAAGATAAATTAAAACAGGTATTTAGAGGAATGAAACAGTATATTCCATTAGACAACCTCATTGGATGTTCTACAGGAGGAACATTCAATGGTAAAAATTACATAAAAGAGGATGGGGTTTTGATTTTAGCCTTCGACGAATATTACAAAAGTGCAGTATCTTGTGAAAAGATAGATAAGGAAGCTGAAGATGTTGGTGAGGAGATAGCTGATAAAATAAAAACCTGTATTAGAGATAAATATCCAAAATTAGACATAGATGACAATTTTTTAGGGTTTGTTTTTTTTGATTGGGATATGGACAGTGAGCAGGAGATATTAGATGTTTTAGGGAGGGAACTAACTATTCCGATTATTGGAGGAACAGCATCGGATGATGGTTCATTTAGTAAGTTTTTCCAAATATATAAAGGGGAGATTGTTAAAGACTGCTGCGTCTTTGGAGTTATTGGGGGAAAACTAAAGTTCGATTTAATTTACGGGCACGGGTATGAGCCAACTGATATATACGCGAGGGTTACTAAAGCTGAGGGGAAGGTAGTTTATGAATTAGATGGAAAGCCAGCTTATCAAAGATACTTAGAGATGCTGTCAGAATACACAAAACTACCAATAGATATTATTGAAAAATATTTCTACAGGGATTTGAGACGTCTTGATTTTTACTTAATGCATCCTCTTGGATTTATGGATATTAATGGGAATTATATTACTGCATTCTTGGAAAGAGTTGAAGAAAATGCCTTGGTATTTAGAAGGAATATATTAGAAGGAAGTTTCCTTGTATTAATGAAAACGGATATTGAAAAGCAGGTAAAATCAATTGCTGAGGAACTGAAAAAAGCTGAAAGTTTTGAAAACCCCTTGATATTTATAAACGAATGTTATGGAAGGGAAGTATTAAAAAATTCAATGTTTAGAGAATTTGAAGAAGATATCCTTAAATATTTCTTAAATTTCTATAAAACTGATAAAAAAGTTGAAGATTATATGATGGAAGATAATTGTATTGGCTGGCTAAGTTATGGTGAAACGATAGCTAAGGATTTGGTAAGATTCCACAATAATCTATCATTTACTGGAGTTATATTTGAATTATCGCAAAATAGTAACATAAACTGGAGGGAAGAACTAAAAAATTTCAATTTTGAAGATGATGAGATAGAAGTAATTGTAAATTTAATTAATAAACAGCTAACAGCTAAAGATTTACTACACTTAACAAACCTATCTCAAACTAAGCTCTACCACATACTAAACAAATTAGAAAAGGAAGGTATTATAAAAGCTGTGAGTGGGAAGCCAAAATTATATTACATTGATAACATAAAGGAAATTCTACAAAAAACCCATGAAAAAATAGAACATGAAAACATGGTTAAGAAAATTAAAAGGAAAAAATTGTTGAGATTGCTCTAA
- the thrC gene encoding threonine synthase, with protein sequence MLQRCIECGKTYDVDEIVYTCECGGLLEIIYDYEEIKDKVSKEKLREREIGVWRYIEYLPVKDESKIVSLCEGGTPLYRCKNLEKELGVKELYVKNEGANPTGSFKDRGMTVGVTRANELGVEIVGCASTGNTSASLAAYSARCGKKCIVLLPEGKVALGKLAQAMFYGAKVIQVKGNFDDALDMVKQLAKEKLIYLLNSINPFRLEGQKTIAFEICDQLNWQVPDRVIVPVGNAGNISAIWKGFKEFEMTGIIDELPKMTGIQAEGAKPVVEAFRKRAKTIVPYKNPETIATAIRIGNPVNAPKALDAIYSSGGYAEAVTDEEIVEAQKLLARKEGIFVEPASASSIAGLKKLLEEGVIDRDERIVCITTGHGLKDPDAAIRASEEPIKIECDMEVLKRILREL encoded by the coding sequence ATGTTACAAAGATGTATTGAATGTGGAAAAACATATGATGTTGATGAGATAGTCTATACCTGCGAATGTGGTGGCTTATTGGAGATTATCTATGATTATGAGGAGATAAAGGATAAAGTTTCAAAAGAGAAGCTTAGAGAAAGAGAAATTGGGGTTTGGAGGTATATAGAATATCTACCAGTAAAAGATGAAAGCAAAATTGTTAGTTTATGTGAAGGAGGAACTCCATTATATAGATGCAAAAATTTAGAGAAAGAGTTGGGAGTTAAAGAACTCTATGTTAAAAATGAAGGGGCAAACCCAACTGGTAGCTTTAAAGATAGGGGAATGACTGTTGGTGTAACGAGAGCTAATGAGTTAGGGGTTGAGATTGTTGGCTGTGCATCAACTGGAAACACATCAGCATCTTTAGCCGCTTACTCAGCAAGATGTGGAAAGAAGTGCATAGTTTTATTACCAGAAGGAAAGGTAGCTTTAGGAAAGTTGGCTCAAGCAATGTTTTATGGAGCTAAGGTTATCCAAGTCAAAGGAAACTTTGATGATGCCTTAGATATGGTTAAGCAGTTGGCAAAGGAAAAATTAATTTATTTATTAAATTCAATAAATCCGTTTAGATTAGAGGGGCAGAAAACAATTGCTTTTGAGATTTGTGACCAACTAAATTGGCAAGTTCCAGATAGAGTTATAGTCCCAGTAGGAAATGCTGGAAACATCTCAGCTATATGGAAGGGATTTAAGGAGTTTGAAATGACTGGAATTATTGATGAGTTGCCAAAGATGACTGGAATTCAAGCAGAAGGGGCTAAACCAGTTGTTGAAGCATTTAGAAAGAGAGCTAAAACTATAGTTCCATACAAAAATCCAGAGACAATTGCAACAGCCATAAGGATTGGAAATCCAGTAAATGCTCCAAAGGCATTAGATGCTATATATTCCTCTGGAGGTTATGCTGAGGCAGTTACTGATGAGGAAATTGTTGAGGCACAAAAGTTATTGGCAAGGAAGGAGGGAATTTTTGTTGAACCAGCTTCAGCATCATCAATAGCTGGATTAAAAAAGCTATTAGAAGAAGGAGTTATTGATAGAGATGAGAGAATTGTTTGTATAACAACTGGGCATGGATTAAAAGACCCAGATGCTGCTATAAGAGCAAGTGAAGAGCCAATTAAGATTGAATGTGATATGGAAGTTTTAAAGAGGATTTTGAGAGAGTTATAA
- the leuD gene encoding Isopropylmalate/citramalate isomerase small subunit — protein MQSVIKGRVWKFGDNVDTDAILPARYLVYTKPEELAQFVMTGADPDFPKKVKPGDIIVGGKNFGCGSSREHAPLGLKGAGISCVIAESFARIFYRNAINVGLPLIECKGISEKVNEGDELEVNLETGEIKNLTTGEVLKGQKLPEFMMEILEAGGLMPYLKKKMKA, from the coding sequence ATGCAGAGTGTAATCAAAGGTAGAGTTTGGAAGTTTGGAGATAACGTAGATACAGATGCCATATTACCAGCAAGATACTTAGTTTATACAAAACCTGAAGAATTGGCTCAATTTGTTATGACTGGAGCAGACCCAGATTTCCCAAAGAAGGTTAAACCTGGAGATATAATTGTTGGAGGAAAGAACTTTGGATGTGGTTCAAGTAGAGAACACGCTCCATTAGGATTAAAAGGAGCTGGAATCTCATGCGTTATAGCTGAAAGCTTTGCAAGAATCTTTTACAGAAATGCCATTAACGTTGGTTTGCCACTGATTGAATGCAAGGGCATTTCAGAAAAAGTTAATGAAGGAGATGAGTTGGAGGTTAATTTAGAAACTGGAGAGATTAAAAACTTAACTACTGGAGAGGTTTTAAAAGGGCAAAAATTGCCAGAGTTTATGATGGAAATTTTAGAGGCAGGAGGATTGATGCCTTACTTAAAAAAGAAGATGAAAGCATAA
- the ilvD gene encoding dihydroxy-acid dehydratase, producing the protein MISDRVKKGIKRAPNRSLLKACGYTDEELEKPFIGVVNSFTEVVPGHIHLRDIADAVKKGIYANGGTAFEFNTMAICDGIAMGHEGMKYSLPSREIIADTVESMAKAHGFDGLVLIPSCDKIVPGMIMGAIRTGLPFIVVTGGPMFPGELRGKKYDLISVFEGVGACAAGKITEEELKEIEDIACPGAGSCAGLFTANTMACLTEAMGLSLPYCATSHATTAEKIRIAKRSGMRIVDLVRNNITPDKILTKEAFENAILVDLALGGSTNTTLHIPAIANEIKPKFITLDDFDRLSDEVPHIASLRPGGEHFIIDLHRAGGIPAVLKVLEEKIRKNCLTVSGKTIGEIIKEVKYIDYSVIRPVDKPVHKTAGLRILKGSLAPNGAVVKIGAVDPKMYKHEGPARVFDSEEEAVDAILGGEIERGDVVVIRYEGPAGGPGMREMLAPTSAICGMGLDDSVALITDGRFSGGSRGPCIGHVSPEAMAGGPIAIVEDGDIIKIDMINKRLDLALEEEEIKERLAKWKKPEPKVKKGYLARYAKLVSSADEGAVLRYD; encoded by the coding sequence ATGATAAGTGATAGAGTAAAAAAAGGAATAAAAAGAGCACCAAATAGAAGTTTATTAAAAGCTTGCGGATATACAGATGAAGAGTTGGAAAAACCATTTATTGGCGTTGTTAATAGCTTTACGGAAGTAGTTCCAGGACATATACATCTAAGAGATATAGCTGATGCTGTTAAAAAAGGTATTTATGCAAATGGAGGGACAGCTTTTGAGTTCAACACAATGGCAATATGTGATGGAATAGCAATGGGTCATGAGGGAATGAAATACTCTCTACCTTCAAGAGAGATTATTGCTGATACCGTAGAGAGTATGGCAAAGGCACATGGATTCGATGGTTTAGTTTTAATCCCAAGCTGTGATAAAATTGTTCCTGGAATGATAATGGGTGCTATAAGGACTGGATTACCATTTATAGTTGTTACTGGAGGGCCGATGTTTCCTGGAGAGTTGAGAGGTAAAAAGTATGATTTAATCAGTGTATTTGAAGGAGTTGGTGCCTGTGCAGCTGGGAAGATTACAGAGGAAGAGCTTAAAGAGATTGAGGACATAGCTTGCCCAGGAGCTGGTAGTTGTGCTGGGTTATTTACAGCGAATACAATGGCTTGTTTAACAGAGGCTATGGGGCTTTCTCTGCCTTACTGTGCTACTTCACATGCAACAACAGCAGAGAAGATAAGGATAGCTAAGAGAAGTGGGATGAGAATAGTTGATTTAGTTAGAAACAACATAACTCCAGACAAGATTTTAACTAAGGAGGCATTTGAAAATGCTATTTTAGTAGATTTAGCTTTAGGAGGTTCAACTAACACTACCCTTCATATTCCAGCAATAGCAAATGAAATAAAGCCAAAGTTCATAACATTAGATGACTTTGATAGGTTGAGTGATGAAGTTCCACATATAGCTTCTTTAAGACCTGGAGGAGAGCACTTTATAATTGATTTACATAGAGCTGGGGGAATTCCAGCTGTATTAAAAGTTTTAGAAGAGAAGATAAGAAAAAACTGCTTAACAGTTAGTGGAAAAACTATTGGAGAGATAATCAAAGAGGTTAAATATATTGACTACAGCGTAATAAGACCAGTAGATAAGCCAGTTCATAAAACAGCTGGTTTGAGAATATTGAAGGGAAGCTTAGCTCCAAATGGAGCAGTTGTTAAGATTGGAGCAGTTGATCCAAAGATGTATAAGCATGAAGGCCCCGCAAGAGTATTTGACAGCGAGGAAGAGGCAGTTGATGCTATATTAGGAGGAGAGATTGAGAGAGGGGATGTTGTAGTTATTAGATATGAAGGCCCAGCTGGAGGGCCGGGAATGAGGGAGATGTTAGCTCCAACTTCAGCAATTTGTGGAATGGGGTTGGATGATTCAGTAGCATTAATTACAGATGGTAGATTCAGCGGAGGTAGTAGGGGGCCGTGCATTGGGCATGTTTCTCCAGAGGCAATGGCTGGAGGCCCGATAGCGATAGTTGAGGATGGAGATATCATTAAAATAGATATGATAAATAAAAGGTTAGATTTAGCTTTAGAGGAAGAGGAGATTAAAGAAAGATTGGCTAAATGGAAAAAGCCAGAACCTAAAGTTAAAAAAGGTTATTTAGCAAGGTATGCTAAGTTGGTTAGTTCAGCTGATGAAGGGGCTGTATTAAGATACGATTAG
- a CDS encoding cation:proton antiporter produces the protein MESYYYVFFIILSIIFIVPNLLKKFNIPAITSIMIAGIIIGPYGLNILQVDNTLKVLADFGAIMLMFLAGLEVDNETLKEEFKNSLILSLFSLLIPGIGGYLIGQFLGLGFIGSLLYAVIFASHSVAIVYGVLEELKMVKTRLGTIILSATITVDLFTLLLLSVVIKLGVGGENVGMFLLETFLYIGVLLLAIPSLSKNILGIFEKLHAQRIHYVLFIIFIAIIVGEIIGIHPIVGAFICGVAVSEALTKEEHDELLNKNLNAIGYGFFIPIFFLVLGMETNIRVIFNLSNLELLLITLISAVALKFMSGFIALRILGFDRIKNIIGGLLTVPKISASLVAASIGRELGLIGNEIFVTIVALSVITATITPIVVKHIFVAKCSKKVKN, from the coding sequence ATGGAAAGTTATTATTATGTGTTTTTTATAATATTGTCAATAATCTTTATCGTGCCAAATCTATTAAAGAAATTTAACATCCCTGCTATAACTTCGATTATGATTGCAGGGATTATTATAGGCCCTTATGGGTTAAATATATTGCAGGTTGATAATACACTGAAGGTGCTTGCAGATTTTGGAGCAATTATGCTAATGTTTTTAGCTGGACTTGAGGTGGATAACGAAACTTTAAAGGAAGAGTTCAAAAATTCCTTAATTTTAAGTTTATTTTCACTATTAATTCCAGGTATTGGAGGTTATTTAATTGGGCAGTTTTTAGGATTAGGATTTATTGGAAGTTTGTTGTATGCCGTAATCTTTGCTTCTCATTCTGTAGCCATCGTTTATGGAGTATTGGAAGAACTAAAAATGGTTAAAACAAGGTTAGGTACTATAATTTTAAGTGCTACAATTACTGTTGATTTATTTACTCTCCTTTTGCTATCAGTAGTTATAAAGTTAGGGGTTGGTGGAGAAAATGTGGGGATGTTCTTATTAGAGACATTTTTATATATTGGAGTGTTACTTTTAGCTATTCCATCCCTCTCCAAAAATATTCTTGGCATATTTGAAAAACTTCATGCTCAAAGGATACATTATGTTTTATTTATTATATTCATTGCCATAATAGTTGGGGAAATTATTGGAATTCACCCAATAGTGGGGGCTTTTATCTGTGGAGTCGCTGTTAGTGAAGCATTAACTAAGGAAGAGCATGATGAACTTCTAAATAAAAATTTAAATGCAATTGGCTATGGTTTCTTTATACCAATATTCTTCTTAGTTTTGGGGATGGAAACGAACATAAGAGTTATATTTAATTTAAGTAATTTGGAGCTTTTATTAATTACATTAATTTCAGCAGTGGCATTAAAATTCATGTCTGGCTTTATAGCTTTAAGAATTTTAGGTTTTGATAGGATAAAAAACATTATTGGGGGTTTATTAACAGTCCCAAAAATTTCAGCCTCATTAGTAGCGGCATCAATTGGAAGAGAGCTTGGTTTAATAGGAAATGAAATATTTGTGACAATTGTAGCACTCTCTGTAATAACTGCTACAATAACTCCAATAGTAGTGAAGCACATATTTGTAGCTAAATGTAGCAAAAAAGTTAAAAATTAA